GGAAAAGTATCCGGAGAATTATTTCCCGGACATTCATTCAAGATCTAGATAACCTAAAACAAGTAATTCTTGATGCTTTTAAAAAATTTGGTTGCTCATTGAGTTTTGCTAAATCCTGGATTTAAAAATTTCTTAGTAATGAAAGTTGTATTATTAATTAGGTTCTTGACTATAAATTTTATCAGATAGATCTGATGTTGTGAAATATTAAAGAAATATATCCTAATTTTTAGAGAAAAACAATGAATTATTACTAAAAGTGCTGATATGGGGAACCCCTGTCCTTCCTGAAGTGCCTCGTTATTGCACTTGTTTTCCACGGTTCTCACCATATAGTTTTTATGTGGGTAATATTATTTAACGTTAATGTTGACAATCTTTTTACTTATATGCCAATCTGACTGGAACAGATCCAGATTATCCTCTGGTATAAATAAAGAGAATAAAAAGCCTTAGTGAACCTAAGAGGTCCAAAGAATTATATCTGGCGTCAATAAAAACGGCCCTTCGCATTTTATGCAGTTAATGCGACCTTGAGTTTAGAAAGGAAGTGGCTGATAGAATTAACCTAGTAAAACAACTTGATAAAATGTTTGAAATGATATTCCTTAATTTAGACTGAAATATGTATAATTTTTGTTGGATTTTGTTTATTTCAATTCAAATCTCTGATTTATAAAAAAATAGATCTCTCTTTAAATCTACAACATCTGAATTTTGATAATATAATGATATAAAAAAGAAGGAGTGTGGATATGAATGTGGAAACTAATAATTAATAAAAAATACCAAATTCAGCTAATGTTACCTTGAATTATTTTATTTTTTGCATGTGAATATTTTTTTGTTTCTCTAAATAATCTTCTTGTTCTTGAATTTTAAGTCTCAATTCTTTTATTTTTTCAATCAATTCACGCTCTTTATCAGTATTCATAATCCTTGTCTGTTGTTCCATCTCCAAGTGTTCAATTTGCTTATAAAAATCTTTTATTGCTCTTTTGCAATTTATTGATTTATTATTTTCATTTCTGGGAGGTTTTAAGATTTTATTTTGATTTGACTCTAATTTTTGATGCAGATCATTTATCTGCATCTGGAGTGATTCGTATTGCAAATCACTGATTTCAAATCTGATTCTATATTCTTTTTCTGCACTCATTAGTGAACCCGCAAGTTGTTCCCTAAGATTCGTAATTTTTTCATTAATTTCAATAATTGTTTTTTTAGACATGTTAGATCCCCATTTGTTACTATTATTTAGGCTTCTAAAACAATTTTAGCGTTCAATTTTTGTGCAAATTCTTTTGCTGAGTTAATGTCTTCCCATTTTGAGATGGTAATGCATTTTAGTCCTTTCCCTGTGCTATATACCGGAAAAGGAATATCTTTATGCTCCTCTTTTTTAGCATTTTTTGCCAATTTTGGAGGAATTATTCTCTGAGATAATGTCAATTTTTTAATTTTTTTATCATTTAGATTCCTTCTAATTTTTTCAGCCTGTCCCTTTTGAATTGTGTAGTTCATGATCAGTTCTAATGATTGAGGTGAAAAATCAGGAATTGATCTCTCTTCTTCAGTTATAATTGGAAAATCAATTAAATTATCTCCTGTTTTTGATAATTCTAATATTTTATCATCAGCAACTCCAAGAAGGAGGCTGTGGCTTAATTTCCAGGGACAACTTTTAAACCATTCTGAAACAATAGATTCGATTTTTTTGACTTCATCTTTATTTAATAAAACCGATGTTTCAAATCCGCTTTCAAGACCAAGTCTTGTAAAATTTGATGTAATAATAATTCCTGATTCTCCATCTACTAAAACACATTTTGCATGAAAACGTGAGTGACCCAAAATTGAGGCATTATGCTCTGCAAGTTTTAATAGTGCTTTTGTACTTTTAGGTGTCTGTTTTGTTCCGATTTGAATAGAAACACCACGGGAAGAGGCATCTTCTAATTCTTTAACAATTTGATAATCAGGATCAAATGACCATCCTGTAATATAAATTGATTTTTTAGCACCTGTAATTAATTCAATCAGGTATTTTCTTAATGTTTTAGATTTATTGGTCGTTACCGGCAGAGTAATTTCTCCCAAATCAGGTTTGAAAGAGAGATCTTTTTTCACAGCTCTTAATTTACCTGGTTCCAGAAGTTCATGATCTGCCATCTCCCAAAAGCCATTAAGAAAATGTGAAAAAAATGATAATATTTCATTTTTCTTAAGTGAAACGGCTATTTCAATATTTGAACCTGTCATAGGATCAACAGTAGCATTACAGGTCATCATCAATCCAAATGGATTATCCGAAAGAGGATCAATCAGAATATATTTGGCATGAAAACTATCGCATGTCCTGACAAGTATCTTCCCAGCAAAAGAATTTAGAAGTGCAATGTGATCTTTTATTATATCACTCTCTTCTTCCAGATTTTCACTATTAATATTTTTGAGATCTTCTTCTCTTGCAGTTAATAGGAAAACTTTCACTCCCCTATTTTCAGCTTCTAGAAGAGCCTCAGTAACAGGACTTTTTTGAATAAGAAATGATGATAGATAAATTTCATCGTGAGCTTTTTCAATATTTTTAACTAAATATTTGATCAATTCACCCTTTTTAGAAGGTATGATAATATCCCGTTGGGTTTCTCTTATTATGTCGGCATTGAAAACCGCAAGGTTATTTAAATCCGCAACTTTTTTGCTTGCCCAGCATGTTCCAAGTGTCTCATCTTCAAAACTGAATGTTTCTTGGATTGGTTTTTCAAGAGATTTTAAGATATTACCAGAATAATTGATTGTCATATTATTTCACCCTCTTAAATGTAAGTAGTTCTGGAGCTGTAAAATACCAGTATTTTTGTGGATTTTTATCCTTTACTTCGATGATTTCATTTTTCAGTTCATTAAAAGAACTAACTCCCTTCATTAATTCATCATAATCAAATCTCTCTTTAAAACGCAGGATTACTTTTTCACAGAGAGCATTATACGAGTCTCTATCTATGTAATAATTGATTGAACTGGAAATAAGAGAATTTGACCATAAAACAGCATCCTCTAAAGTTTTAGGGAGTAATGTTATATTTTGGATTGAAACATCATTGAAAGTTCCAAATCCTTCTATAACCGGGGATTTTATTTTCAATGACTTTTTTCCCGAATTTATTTCAGAAGGATTATTTTTAATTTCAGAGAATTTTATTAGAAGAGTAGGTTCATTTTCAAATTCAATAATATCACTGGCATGTTCAGCAACCATTTTTTTCAGGATTTCAAGGAGTGATATATTTATCGCAGGTTGACAGACAGATTTTATCTTTGTTTCCTCTTTTTTTCTCTTATCATATGTAGATGTATAAACTTCCATCTCCGGAGACTGTTTTGATGAGAATTTAAGACTAATTGATATTTTTTTACTTTGTTCGGAGTGGTTTACTTCTCCTTCAATATTTAGCAGTTGTATTTCTTCTCTGTTCTGTGCATCTAGTTCAACAATTTTAGGAG
The genomic region above belongs to Methanomicrobium antiquum and contains:
- a CDS encoding phospholipase D-like domain-containing protein, translated to MTINYSGNILKSLEKPIQETFSFEDETLGTCWASKKVADLNNLAVFNADIIRETQRDIIIPSKKGELIKYLVKNIEKAHDEIYLSSFLIQKSPVTEALLEAENRGVKVFLLTAREEDLKNINSENLEEESDIIKDHIALLNSFAGKILVRTCDSFHAKYILIDPLSDNPFGLMMTCNATVDPMTGSNIEIAVSLKKNEILSFFSHFLNGFWEMADHELLEPGKLRAVKKDLSFKPDLGEITLPVTTNKSKTLRKYLIELITGAKKSIYITGWSFDPDYQIVKELEDASSRGVSIQIGTKQTPKSTKALLKLAEHNASILGHSRFHAKCVLVDGESGIIITSNFTRLGLESGFETSVLLNKDEVKKIESIVSEWFKSCPWKLSHSLLLGVADDKILELSKTGDNLIDFPIITEEERSIPDFSPQSLELIMNYTIQKGQAEKIRRNLNDKKIKKLTLSQRIIPPKLAKNAKKEEHKDIPFPVYSTGKGLKCITISKWEDINSAKEFAQKLNAKIVLEA